A genomic window from Aerosakkonema funiforme FACHB-1375 includes:
- a CDS encoding pentapeptide repeat-containing protein → MTCGNDTDLAQLLIYRKDPMAIVLDKLMKSKLLASATLLTTFSLANPAEAANPDHIRQLLSTKQCPRCDLSNAGLVMANLANANLSGADLTRANLSRANLIGADLSNANLTGVSLFGANLSGANLSGANLNAADMRDTFLAQANLVGASLTNANFLGAIGLPSYTGTAEDFYRWAMAEAERDNYARAMELFNQALNIKPDYAEVYMGRGMVRFQQGDKTGAMTDTQRAAQLYTAQGNQQGYQLAQDVIKGIETANKPRRSGGGSNFLNFLSGIASLGLQLFF, encoded by the coding sequence ATGACTTGTGGAAATGACACAGATTTAGCACAATTGCTGATATACAGAAAAGATCCGATGGCGATCGTTCTCGATAAGCTTATGAAATCAAAACTCTTGGCTAGTGCAACACTGCTGACAACCTTTAGTTTGGCAAATCCTGCCGAAGCTGCCAATCCCGACCATATCAGACAGCTGCTCTCCACAAAGCAATGTCCCAGGTGCGATCTTAGCAATGCGGGATTGGTGATGGCTAATTTGGCTAACGCCAATCTCAGCGGTGCTGATTTGACTCGCGCTAATCTCAGTCGCGCCAACCTGATCGGTGCAGATCTCAGCAATGCCAATCTTACGGGTGTGAGTCTGTTCGGTGCCAATCTCAGCGGTGCCAATCTCAGCGGTGCCAATCTGAATGCTGCGGATATGAGAGATACTTTTCTCGCTCAGGCTAATTTGGTTGGTGCTAGTTTAACTAATGCTAACTTTTTGGGTGCGATCGGATTGCCAAGTTACACCGGTACAGCTGAGGACTTCTATCGATGGGCAATGGCAGAAGCGGAGAGAGACAATTATGCTAGAGCGATGGAACTGTTCAACCAGGCGCTGAATATTAAACCCGACTATGCAGAAGTTTACATGGGGCGCGGTATGGTTCGCTTCCAACAAGGGGACAAGACGGGAGCGATGACAGATACTCAGCGAGCGGCACAACTTTATACGGCGCAAGGAAATCAGCAGGGATATCAATTAGCTCAAGATGTTATTAAAGGAATTGAAACAGCTAATAAACCCAGGCGTTCTGGCGGCGGCTCGAATTTTCTTAATTTCTTAAGCGGTATTGCCAGTTTGGGGCTGCAATTGTTTTTCTAA